The following DNA comes from Sediminitomix flava.
CTCTTTTTAATGCTGATTTAAGATCTTCTCCATAATCAACTCCACCTCCAGGAGGAACCCAAAGAAAGCCTTTATCTCCTAAAGAGCTATGTTTAATTAATAAGAGTTGGTTATCATCAATACACAAACCACAAACCCTTACTCGGAGTCTGTTTCCAAATTTCTCTTTGATTGCATTCGTTTGTGAGTCCATCTTATTGCGGTTTGGATAAATCTCCCAAAGATACAAAACGATTTTTTTTCATAAAGTATCACAATGTTTTTTATACAAAAAAAACCTCTTAGTCGAAACTAAGAGGTTAATATCTTTAGGTATGCTTTTTCCTAAATTAAGAACTTTGTGACAATGCTTCTGCACCACTAACGATCTCGAGAATTTCAGTAGTAATAGCAGCCTGTCTACTTTGGTTATAAAGAAGTGTAAGTTCTTTAATCAATTCCCCAGCATTATCTGTGGCTTTGTCCATCGCAGACATACGAGAACCTTGCTCAGAGGCATTAGAATCAAGAATCTTAGTGTAGAATTCGATCTTCATTGATTTAGGGATCAACTCAGAAATGATTTCTTCTTTCGAAGGTTCGAAAATGAAATCTAATTCTTTACCTGACTCTTTAGTCTCATCCTCTTTTTTTACTGCTGGCAAGAATAGGTCTGTTCTAGTTTCTTGAGTTACCACATTGATAAACTCATTATAAACTACCTCAACAGCATCGTACTTACCATCAAGGAAACCACTCATTGCATATTCAGCGACTTCCTTCGCTTTTTCGAAGCTAAGGTCCTGTAACAAGTCTCTATAAGTACTGTTTACATTTGCATTCAAACGTCTGAAAACATCATCACCTTTTGAACCAATAGTTAAAAGTTCTAAGTTTCCAGCTTCGTTTTGTGCTGAATATTTCTCAGTCATCAAGGATTTTGTAGCCTTGATCACGTTAGAATTGAAAGCTCCACAAAGACCTTTATCAGAGGTAATTAGCACAACCAACACATTCTCAACCTCTCTTTCTACAGAATAAGGGTTCCCGATAGTTACATCTGGCCCCAAAGTAGAAGAAACATTATCGATGATAGATGTCAATTTCTGCGAGTAAGGACGCATCTGCGTGATTTTCTCTTGTGCTCTACGCAATTTAGCTGCCGCTACCATTTTCATGGCCTTGGTAATCTGCTGCGTAGAGGTTACAGATCCGATCCTTTCTTTTACTTCTTTAAGACTTGCCATTAGCTCTCAAATTTAATTCTTAAGGGTTGAGTGAAAACCCAACCCTTAATGGCTATTATATAGAATAATTTTTAGCTACTTCTGTACCAACAGATTTCAAAGTTGCTTGTGCCTCATCTGTCCACTTACCTGAAGCGATTTCCTTCATTGTATCTTCAGATTTTTTCCAAAGAACATCAACGAATTCAGCAGAGAAAGCTTGCACTTTATCAACTGGAACTGGATCAAGAACACCTTTTGTAGAAGCGAAGATTACAGCTACCTGCTCTTCAACTCTCATTGGTGAGTACTGACCTTGTTTCAGCATCTCTTGGTTTTTCTGACCTCTTTCGATAGTCAATTTAGTTACAGGGTCCAAATCAGAACCAAACTTAGCAAATGCTTCCAATTCACGGAACTGAGCCAAGTCAAGTTTCAATGTACCTGCTACTTTCTTCATAGGTTTGATCTGAGCAGAACCTCCTACACGAGATACTGAGATACCTACGTTAATTGCTGGACGGATACCTGAGTCAAACAAGTTTTTCTCCAAGAAGATCTGTCCATCAGTAATCGAAATTACGTTTGTTGGGATATATGCAGAAACGTCACCCGATTGTGTTTCGATAATTGGAAGTGCAGTCAATGAACCACCACCTTTCACCATGCCTTTGATAGAGTCTGGAAGGTCATTCATGTTCTGTGCGATATCATCGTTATCGTTGATTTTCGCAGCTCTTTCCAATAGACGAGAGTGAACGTAGAAAATATCACCTGGATATGCCTCACGTCCTGGAGGACGTCTTAGAAGCAATGATACCTCACGATAAGCAACTGCTTGCTTAGAAAGGTCATCATAAATAATCAATGCATGGCCTCCCGTATCACGGATAAACTCACCAATAGCTGCACCTGCGAAAGGAGCATAATACTGCATTGGAGCTGGATCAGAAGCGTTAGCTGTTACAATAGTAGTATATGCCATTGCACCTGCTTTTTCCAAAGTAGATACAAGACCTGCTACTGTAGAAGCTTTCTGACCTACGGCTACATAGATACAGTGTACTGGCTCACCTTTATCGTAGAATTCTTTCTGGTTGATGATAGCATCAACTGCTACTGCAGTTTTACCAGTTTGACGGTCACCAATGATCAACTCACGCTGACCACGTCCGATTGGTACCATAGAGTCAATAGACTTGATACCTGTTTGAAGTGGTTGTTCTACAGGCTGACGGAACAATACACCAGGAGCTTTACGCTCCAAAGGCATTTCGTAAGTATCACCTTCAATTGGACCTTTACCATCAATTGGGTTACCAAGTGCATCCAATACACGACCAAATACGCCCTTACCTACTTGTAAAGAAGCAATACGGCCAGATCTTTTTACAGATGATCCTTCTGATACTTTAGAAGATTCACCAAAAAGTACCGCACCAACATTGTCCTCTTCAAGGTTAAGAACTAGTCCGATTAATCCACTTTCGAACTCCAAAAGTTCACCTGCTTCCGCATTTGTGAGTCCATAAATACGCGCAACACCGTCACCTACTTGAAGAACGGTTCCAACTTCTTCTAGTTCTGACTCAAACTTGAAATTGGAAAGTTGCTCTCTTAGAATCGCAGACACTTCGTCTGGTCTTACCTGAGCCATGCTAATTTATGTTTTAAGATTATTTTCAAAAATTTCTTTATACCAGTTGAGCTTTCAATTGGTTTAATTTTGATTTCACAGAGCGATCGATTTTCAAATCATCTCCGATATTCAAAACAAATCCTCCAATTAGCTCTTTATCTACTTCAGTATCCAAAAGGACCTTCTCTTTGCCAGAATACTTTGTTACCATTTGTACAAATGATGACTTCAGTGATTCATTAAGCTCAAAAGGAGTAGAAACTTTAGCAACCTGAATTTCATGCAAAGCATTGTATTCATTGATTACTGCTTCTGAGATTGACAGAAGAATAGCTTCTCTACCTTTAAAACTAACTAGCTTAAGAAAGTCAGCAGAAATTGGATCTAATGTAGCCTTAAAGAGACCTTCTAAAATCTCATTTTTCTTTTCAGAAGAAATGATAGGGTTAGACAGGACTACTCTAAGTTCACGACTTGCTAGCAAGGTATCTTTGACCTCAGTGAAATCTTGTTTTACAACTTCCAATTTCCCTTGGTCTTTCGCCATCGTAATAAGCGACTTTGCATACCTTTGAGCAGCTCTTGTATTAGCACTCATATTCCTAATGACTTAAAAGTTAAACCAAAGAATTTATAGTATGCCTTATCTTACGGCACTTACCTCTTCTACTAGCTCAGCAACAAGTTTTTCCTGAGCAGCATCTGTAGATAACTTCTCATTCAAAATCTTTTCAGCAATAGAAATTGACATTTCTGCCAATTGAGCTTTCACCTCATTCATTGCTGCTTGTCTTTCTGCTACAATTGAAGCATTAGCATTGTCTAAGATCAACTTAGCTTCAGTTTGAGCTTGCTCTTTCGCTTCTTGAACAATTTTATTAGCGTTAGCTTTTGCATCGTTCAAAATCTCTTCACGCTCAGCTCTCGCTTCCTTCTTCATATCCTCAATTGTAGACTTCAAGTCTGTAACTGAAGTACGAGCTTCCTCTGCATCTTTAAGCGCTTTATCGATCGAATCTTCACGATCTCTCAATGCAGCTGAGATTTGAGGAAAAACTTTAAGACCTAAGATGAGAAATACAATCAGGAAAGCTACCGCAGTCCAAAATATCAGACCTACTCCAGGAGTTACGATACTCATTTCTTCTCTATATATGTTTATAAAAAAAACAATTCAAGCTTTAAAGAGAACCTGAGCCTCGGCTACCCCTACAACTCAGGTTCTTGGTACGTCAATCTTTCTCTATTAAAGAGCGATCAACAAACATACTACTACTGCAAAAAGAGTAGCACCCTCAATCAAGGCTGCTGAGATAATCATTGCAGTTTGGATGTTACCTGCGATTTCTGGCTGACGAGCGATAGCTTCAACAGCGTTACCACCGATTTTACCGATACCCATACCAGCACCGATGATTGCAAGACCTGCACCGATAGCAGCACCAAATTGACCTACATTACCAGCCACTTCCATCAAAATAGATAACAACATGTGGATTAAACTTTAAAAGTTGAAAATTAATTAAAATATATAAATATGATCTTTATTCAGATTAATGATGATCTTGTACTGCATCACCTATAAATAATGCTGTTAGCAGCGTGAAAATGTAAGCTTGAAGTGCTGCTACAAAAAGTTCTAGGAAGAACAATGGAACAACGATCAAACCAACAGGAGCTGCAATAGCTGCATTTTGGAAGATGAAAATCATACATATGAATGACAAGATGATGATGTGACCTGCTGTAATGTTTGCAAATAGACGAACCATCAAGGCGAAAGGCTTAGAAAGCACACCAATAAGTTCTACTGCAGGCATCAAAGGAAGAGGAAACTTCAACCACCATGGCACACCAGGAGTATTGAAGATATGTCCCCAGTAATGCTTATTACCACTAAGGTTTACAATCAACATAGTAATAACTGCCATTGTCATTGTAAAGGCAATATTACCAGAAGTATTGGCTGCACCTGGTAGAAGTCCTAACAAGTTGTTTATCCAAATAAAGAAGAATAAACACAACAAATAAGGGAAGTACTTCATGTACTTTTTCTTACCCAAGTTAGGAATAGCAATTTCATCTCTTACGAAAATGATAATTGGCTCAACCAAAGATTGGATTCCTTTTGGAGCTTGTCCTGGACGCTTCTTGTAACCGTTTGCAACAGCACTGAAAACAATCAACATAATAATTACCGAAAGCAACATTGAAGCTGCGTTTTTAGTAATTGACAGATCGATTGGATGTGCTCCACTCAATTCTGTGATGTGTCCATGATCTAATTTATACTCACGATCATCTTTTTTGACAGTGTGTCCATGATCAAAAGCACTAGACATAAAAACATCTAAATTACCATCGGTATAAAGGATAACAGGAAGAGGTATCGACAAGTGATGTTCGTGCCCTTCTTCGTCTTCCCAGTCGGCAAAGTGCCAACTATAATCGTCAATAACGTGGTGGATAATCAGTTCACCCACATTCAATTCTTCCCCTCCGTTATCTTCTCCTGTAGCAGCAGCTTGAGCCGAGTTTAGGCCAAACCAACCGCATAAGGCGATACTAAGGATCCAAATTCTCACCGCAGAA
Coding sequences within:
- the atpG gene encoding ATP synthase F1 subunit gamma; its protein translation is MASLKEVKERIGSVTSTQQITKAMKMVAAAKLRRAQEKITQMRPYSQKLTSIIDNVSSTLGPDVTIGNPYSVEREVENVLVVLITSDKGLCGAFNSNVIKATKSLMTEKYSAQNEAGNLELLTIGSKGDDVFRRLNANVNSTYRDLLQDLSFEKAKEVAEYAMSGFLDGKYDAVEVVYNEFINVVTQETRTDLFLPAVKKEDETKESGKELDFIFEPSKEEIISELIPKSMKIEFYTKILDSNASEQGSRMSAMDKATDNAGELIKELTLLYNQSRQAAITTEILEIVSGAEALSQSS
- the atpA gene encoding F0F1 ATP synthase subunit alpha, which encodes MAQVRPDEVSAILREQLSNFKFESELEEVGTVLQVGDGVARIYGLTNAEAGELLEFESGLIGLVLNLEEDNVGAVLFGESSKVSEGSSVKRSGRIASLQVGKGVFGRVLDALGNPIDGKGPIEGDTYEMPLERKAPGVLFRQPVEQPLQTGIKSIDSMVPIGRGQRELIIGDRQTGKTAVAVDAIINQKEFYDKGEPVHCIYVAVGQKASTVAGLVSTLEKAGAMAYTTIVTANASDPAPMQYYAPFAGAAIGEFIRDTGGHALIIYDDLSKQAVAYREVSLLLRRPPGREAYPGDIFYVHSRLLERAAKINDNDDIAQNMNDLPDSIKGMVKGGGSLTALPIIETQSGDVSAYIPTNVISITDGQIFLEKNLFDSGIRPAINVGISVSRVGGSAQIKPMKKVAGTLKLDLAQFRELEAFAKFGSDLDPVTKLTIERGQKNQEMLKQGQYSPMRVEEQVAVIFASTKGVLDPVPVDKVQAFSAEFVDVLWKKSEDTMKEIASGKWTDEAQATLKSVGTEVAKNYSI
- the atpH gene encoding ATP synthase F1 subunit delta, with product MSANTRAAQRYAKSLITMAKDQGKLEVVKQDFTEVKDTLLASRELRVVLSNPIISSEKKNEILEGLFKATLDPISADFLKLVSFKGREAILLSISEAVINEYNALHEIQVAKVSTPFELNESLKSSFVQMVTKYSGKEKVLLDTEVDKELIGGFVLNIGDDLKIDRSVKSKLNQLKAQLV
- the atpF gene encoding F0F1 ATP synthase subunit B, with amino-acid sequence MSIVTPGVGLIFWTAVAFLIVFLILGLKVFPQISAALRDREDSIDKALKDAEEARTSVTDLKSTIEDMKKEARAEREEILNDAKANANKIVQEAKEQAQTEAKLILDNANASIVAERQAAMNEVKAQLAEMSISIAEKILNEKLSTDAAQEKLVAELVEEVSAVR
- the atpE gene encoding ATP synthase F0 subunit C, whose product is MLLSILMEVAGNVGQFGAAIGAGLAIIGAGMGIGKIGGNAVEAIARQPEIAGNIQTAMIISAALIEGATLFAVVVCLLIAL
- the atpB gene encoding F0F1 ATP synthase subunit A, giving the protein MKNLNISAVRIWILSIALCGWFGLNSAQAAATGEDNGGEELNVGELIIHHVIDDYSWHFADWEDEEGHEHHLSIPLPVILYTDGNLDVFMSSAFDHGHTVKKDDREYKLDHGHITELSGAHPIDLSITKNAASMLLSVIIMLIVFSAVANGYKKRPGQAPKGIQSLVEPIIIFVRDEIAIPNLGKKKYMKYFPYLLCLFFFIWINNLLGLLPGAANTSGNIAFTMTMAVITMLIVNLSGNKHYWGHIFNTPGVPWWLKFPLPLMPAVELIGVLSKPFALMVRLFANITAGHIIILSFICMIFIFQNAAIAAPVGLIVVPLFFLELFVAALQAYIFTLLTALFIGDAVQDHH